In the genome of Chiroxiphia lanceolata isolate bChiLan1 chromosome 5, bChiLan1.pri, whole genome shotgun sequence, the window TGAAGTATTCGTGATGTTGAGACCtaggagaaatgaacccatGTATGCCACAGGAAATTGGGTTTCCTATTGGCAAGTTcacccaattaaaaaaatttctactTATGAGAAATGTAGcatactgctttttttatttccccatgGGAACATTTTCACATAGGACTCTGTCTGGTCTCCTGAGAAATCCCACAATAAGTCTTTGATAGAAGGAGATGAAATTTTTTGTATGCATCCCTTCATGGGTAGGGTTCGGAGGGCATGTAAATTACCGAAACCAAGGGACTCAGTGAGCATTTTTCTTGTAACACGTCTGTAAATACACAAAATAGTCTAAATGGGAAGCTGTGTAACTTTGGAGTGCTTTAAGCTCTCCTCTGAGATTGAACTTAGATCATTTTAAAATAGTCTTCAGAAGTGATATTAAAGAATTTGCAGGGCTTATTCACTGTGCATACTGTCTTGGGTAGCAGCATTTATTCTGTCAACTCTGTTTAAATTGAtagtatttttagaaaagaattcTCACtgaatcacttttaaaaaaaaaaaaaacaacggAATTTTTGTGCAGTTCTCAGCATGTAGATCTCTGTAGGTCACAGAAGAGGTTTATACCAAGGGGGGTTTGCCtgcatattaatttttaatattctatttATTGTTATCAAACAACAtgatactttattttttttattatttttatgattaaGAGAACAGTGCTACCACTCTCTTCCGGTGAGCTGTTCTTGATCTGAATTGTAAACTACATTCAGAACTGGAGCAGGCTTGGTGTTCTTGAGTGATTTTCAAGTCAGAAGAACATGCCTTCTCCCTATGGGTCTcattttgggaggttttttaaAGGTATATCAGAACACTGTAAAATATAGTCCCTTTGTTCTACCaaccaaaacataaaaacatgATCTTCCTCTTTGAATAGGGTTTCTTCATAATGGTCATTGTTCTTTAGGCAATTAATGCTGCTCTAGCTTTCACAAGGTTTTCTATCTTTCTTTCATGTATTGCTAGAAAAATCTGATTGTATAAGAACATAATTTATCTACCAGGTCAAGACAAAAGTCCTTTTATCCCACCATCCTGCTGatgatggtaaaaaaaaatacttattgagaagtgttaaaataaacaagtaTACAGTGTAATTTGCTTTGATAAACCCTTCCACCCTCCAGCAGCCTGCAATTAAACATTTCTTGAGAGAAAAATTGCATCACTGTGTATTTAATAATCCTTGCTATAATTTTTCTCCTATTACTTTGTCTGATTGCTTTCTTGATCCGCAGTATTTGTTTCTTCCATAATACTGTATGACAGTGAGTTCCACCATTTAATTACATGTTGTGTAAAAAAACCAGTGTTACAGTTCCTAATGTAGAATTAAATTTCCATAGCAAGAAGTTGGTAACACACCAGATTCTGTCCTGATCAATCACACTTTAATTCAAGAATGTTACCTAAGAGGGATACAGTTGACTAAATCCTTGTTTGTCGtaagtttcaattttttttaccatatcAAACGAATGGACTTTGTTAATAAGTATTAAAAACATTGCTTTCGGCTACATCTAACTTTTTTCTATTTGGAAGAATATTTAGCTGGGGTGAACCTTAAATTTCATCTAAATTTCAGCATTTGCATGGAACATCCTCAGCTACTGACCATGTAGTGAATATCAGGTCTCTTAGCTTTGCAGAGTTCAGGTCGCAGTTGGTTAGGATATTGTTTTCAGAGATTTAATTAAACCAAAAGACATATTTCTTGCTGACATTTTTAGCTCAGGTTCATTCTAAAACTTCCAGGTAAAAAGTTTGGCCTTGGGCTTTGCAAGGATGTGTGCAGGCTAAGCTGGTTAATAGACATGGAGGGCTTAATGCTCATGTAAAGATACggtaaaataaaattgatataatttgaaatgtttattttccagagCTCCTTTTGTAGGTTAAATGCACAGCAGTgacttttctctctgttatACAGAGGAGCCAATATACTGTTATACACCACACAACTTCACCCGCGATCAAGCCTTGTATGCCAGAGGATATTGTTGGACAGAATTAAAAGATGCCTTGCCAGGAGTTGATGCCAGCCACTGGCCCTCCTTGTTTGAGCATAAGTTCCTACCTTATGCACTGCTGGCTTTTGCTGGGATAATGTACattccagctctgggctgggaatTTCTCGCCTCCACCCGGCTGACTTCAGAGCTTAATTTTTTGCTTCAGGAGATTGATAACTGCTACCACCGTGCAGCTGAAGGGCGGGCACCAAAAATAGAGAAACAGATTCAGTCCAAAGGCCCAGGGATCACcgagagagaaaaaagggaaattattgagaatgcagagaaggaaaaaagccctgAACAGAACTTGTTTGAGAAATACCTGGAAAGAAGAGGACGAAGTAACTTTTTAGCTAAGCTTTATCTTGCAAGGCACCTATTCATCATCTTTTTAAGCATCATACCAATCACATACTTATCCACCTACTATGCtacacaaaagcaaaatgaatttaCATGTGCTCTAGGAGAGCCTCCAGACAAAACTAGCAGCTCCAAATTGCACATCAGAGTGAACTGTAAGCTGCCGTCTGTCCAGCTCCAGCGGATTATTGCTGGTGTAGATAttgttctgctctgcttcatGAACTTGATAATCCTCATCAACTTAATTCACCTCTTCATATTTCGGAAGTCTAACTTCATATTTGATAAACTGAACAAAGTTGGAATAAAGACCAAGAAACAGTGGCAGAAGTCCCAGTTTTGTGATATCAATATTTTAGCCAtgttttgtaatgaaaatagGGACCACATAAAGTCATTGAACCGTCTGGATTTTATTACAAATGAGAGCGATCTGATGTACGACAATGTGGTACGCCAGCTGCTTGCAGCATTGGCCCAGTCCAATCATGATGCTACTCCAACTATGCGTGATTCAGGCATCCAGACAATAGACCCAAGTGTTGATCCAGCAGACATTGATGCTAATGAACAGCTCATCATTAAGAGACCAAGGAAGAAGATGAAATGGATCCCGACTACCAATCCCCTTCCTCAGCCATTCAAGGAACAGTTAGCCATTATGAAGGTTGAAAACCATAAACCTGATAAACCGAAGCctgtgaggagaaaaacagcaacagacAGCCTTATAGCTCCGTTGTTAGAGTCTGCTGCAAAAACCTCACAGCAATCGTCCACTCATAAAACCGAGCCAAGTGCTATCCCAAGCacaagcagtgaaaaaaagcaCACACGGCACTTTTCCTTGGATGTTCATCCATATATACTTAGTagcaaaaaacccaagccaGAGGTTCAAGCCATCCCCTCAATGCCCACATCAAAAAGCCAAGAGGGTGGATTTTTaaaccaggaagaaaatgttgtaGTTCACGTTACCTCCTCTCTCAAAGGTACAGTATGCCATAATGCCCATACCACCTCCACAGACCATAATTTGCATAGCAATCTTCAGGAACTCAAAGTTTATCTGAACGGTTTGACTTGCCTTGCTAGATTTTGGGATAGCTAATAATCTCAGGGCTTACAGGTCTCAGAAACAGAGGTTCTCTCTCTTAAAGAGCTATGTGGAGGGTAAGGATTATTACAGTAGAGCTGTACAAAACAGGATGCAGGCTGTTGATGTGGGtagttttttaaatgtaagcATGACCACTACAAATGTGGTCATGCCTTGCCAAGGAAATGAGCGTTTGGCCCCATGATACCCTTCATTCTCCACCAGCACCTGGCACATTTCAAACATGCCTTATTTTCAAGTCATATGGAAACTTCCATGGTAGATGAGCAGTACTCTGATCAGTAATAGCCCCTCAGGAGCATGTGGGAGACTAGTAATGGCAGTTAAAGCTGCCTGTAGAACGAAAATTTCTAACTACCAACTCTTACTGGTTGGCATGTGTTTGTCACCTAGGAAGTCACAACTCAGCTCGTTGACATTGTCCTTCACACAAGAGATACTTTAAATTGTCCTGTGTCTCATGGGGACCAGAAGATTGATAGTCTGAAGTGTGGGTGCTGGTCAGGGATTCAGGATTTCTGCCATTCCCTTCCTGTGTGGCCTCACAGGAGATGctctttctgtgcctcagtttcctatGTGTTTCCTGGAAAGCCTGTCCCTGTCTTAACTCAAAGGAGTGTTTCAAATATATCAATAATTGCTAGGTGCTAGAGTGATGAGGAAAGCCATTTGAACATTAAGAAAAGTGATAGATCAGTAGATAAACTGATAGACAGATatcttcttgtttatttttgtaagctACTGACATAAGAAAGAAGCACTATGCAGTTGAagttacagaaaaatctgtatGTACTTAAAGCAATGGCTCTCATCTCATTACAAGCTAAGACCTCCCTCTGGGCTTCGACAGACTGACATCTACCGTCACcccactgcccagcaaagaagtGATTTGAGGTATAAAAGTTTCTGTCACTTCCGAATCCCTATGCTCCTTAGAGCCCTCCAACTCCCCAATATGCATGTGAGCTATTCTACAGCATTCCTTATCCAGTTACCTGCTGTGATTTCAACTCCTCAAAACTACTGGGGTTTTCTGGTCTCAATTACCTTTATCTAAATTAgtgctttaatattttaagggcaaaaaataattacaggaGTTTTGGGGCTCTGTGACTCCccatttgcattaaaaaatttcagctttgtttttgaGTTAGACCTACATTGCAGTCCGTCAGGTAAGGTAGACTTATAATTTCTGGAAAGAGACATCAGTTAATGTCAAATTGCTGAGTTCTTTCTAAAGACAAGTGGCTTACAATATGTAACCACTAGTTTTTCCCATTGAAAGTACCAGTGCCTTTTGTATTCCATCCTGTGGATTTCAATAGTCATAATGTTTGTCAAAACATTAAATCATAACATTTATAAAACACCGGCCATACTGTAGAGgggaataaaatatatttttcagttgtttttttcatcattttacaaaaatatcatTCACATAAGAAAGCATGAGCATGCGTAAAATCAGCCAGATTTACAAACCCCATttgttgtttgttctgtttcccTGAGCGTACAACCCTGTTGTTTTGAAACAGTCCTGTTGGATTTCTCAAGGGTTCCCAAGAAAATTCAGCTCAGGGTCCACTTCTGATCCCACTGAAATTGGTGGCAAACCTGCCAATGACTTTTTTTGGTTCAGGACACTCCTGACTGAGGGACTGGAAGGATGACAGTCTACCTGTCCTTTAActggctgttttgttttcttctagaCACCCCTCATCCTGCAAAAGAGATCCTATACTCATCTGAGACATGCAGaactgtgcctgctgctgcagcttttgtCACGTGTAACCACAACCATATAGCCacaactgctgctgccaccagtATGGCTTTGAACCAGGTCAAACCAGAGCCAACACCTGCACTGAACTGCAACTCAGCCCACCCTTTGCTGCACATCAACACACTGTACGAGGACCATGAGGAGGAGGTTTCAAACATAATGGACAATGGGATTCACTCACCGACTGACACGGGGGAAATTCTCTCCATCC includes:
- the PANX2 gene encoding pannexin-2 isoform X2, which encodes MHSSDFSLCYTEEPIYCYTPHNFTRDQALYARGYCWTELKDALPGVDASHWPSLFEHKFLPYALLAFAGIMYIPALGWEFLASTRLTSELNFLLQEIDNCYHRAAEGRAPKIEKQIQSKGPGITEREKREIIENAEKEKSPEQNLFEKYLERRGRSNFLAKLYLARHLFIIFLSIIPITYLSTYYATQKQNEFTCALGEPPDKTSSSKLHIRVNCKLPSVQLQRIIAGVDIVLLCFMNLIILINLIHLFIFRKSNFIFDKLNKVGIKTKKQWQKSQFCDINILAMFCNENRDHIKSLNRLDFITNESDLMYDNVVRQLLAALAQSNHDATPTMRDSGIQTIDPSVDPADIDANEQLIIKRPRKKMKWIPTTNPLPQPFKEQLAIMKVENHKPDKPKPVRRKTATDSLIAPLLESAAKTSQQSSTHKTEPSAIPSTSSEKKHTRHFSLDVHPYILSSKKPKPEVQAIPSMPTSKSQEGGFLNQEENVVVHVTSSLKDTPHPAKEILYSSETCRTVPAAAAFVTCNHNHIATTAAATSMALNQVKPEPTPALNCNSAHPLLHINTLYEDHEEEVSNIMDNGIHSPTDTGEILSIPTPKQIRLATFDEPMAIVSSVEY
- the PANX2 gene encoding pannexin-2 isoform X4, translating into MYIPALGWEFLASTRLTSELNFLLQEIDNCYHRAAEGRAPKIEKQIQSKGPGITEREKREIIENAEKEKSPEQNLFEKYLERRGRSNFLAKLYLARHLFIIFLSIIPITYLSTYYATQKQNEFTCALGEPPDKTSSSKLHIRVNCKLPSVQLQRIIAGVDIVLLCFMNLIILINLIHLFIFRKSNFIFDKLNKVGIKTKKQWQKSQFCDINILAMFCNENRDHIKSLNRLDFITNESDLMYDNVVRQLLAALAQSNHDATPTMRDSGIQTIDPSVDPADIDANEQLIIKRPRKKMKWIPTTNPLPQPFKEQLAIMKVENHKPDKPKPVRRKTATDSLIAPLLESAAKTSQQSSTHKTEPSAIPSTSSEKKHTRHFSLDVHPYILSSKKPKPEVQAIPSMPTSKSQEGGFLNQEENVVVHVTSSLKDTPHPAKEILYSSETCRTVPAAAAFVTCNHNHIATTAAATSMALNQVKPEPTPALNCNSAHPLLHINTLYEDHEEEVSNIMDNGIHSPTDTGEILSIPTPKQIRLATFDEPMAIVSSVEY
- the PANX2 gene encoding pannexin-2 isoform X3 — encoded protein: MQHIIDNHPDMATALLAGEKLKELILPGQQDDKAGALAALLLQLKLELPFDRVVTIGTVLIPILLVTLVFTKNFAEEPIYCYTPHNFTRDQALYARGYCWTELKDALPGVDASHWPSLFEHKFLPYALLAFAGIMYIPALGWEFLASTRLTSELNFLLQEIDNCYHRAAEGRAPKIEKQIQSKGPGITEREKREIIENAEKEKSPEQNLFEKYLERRGRSNFLAKLYLARHLFIIFLSIIPITYLSTYYATQKQNEFTCALGEPPDKTSSSKLHIRVNCKLPSVQLQRIIAGVDIVLLCFMNLIILINLIHLFIFRKSNFIFDKLNKVGIKTKKQWQKSQFCDINILAMFCNENRDHIKSLNRLDFITNESDLMYDNVVRQLLAALAQSNHDATPTMRDSGIQTIDPSVDPADIDANEQLIIKRPRKKMKWIPTTNPLPQPFKEQLAIMKVENHKPDKPKPVRRKTATDSLIAPLLESAAKTSQQSSTHKTEPSAIPSTSSEKKHTRHFSLDVHPYILSSKKPKPEVQAIPSMPTSKSQEGGFLNQEENVVVHVTSSLKAKTSLWASTD
- the PANX2 gene encoding pannexin-2 isoform X1, whose protein sequence is MQHIIDNHPDMATALLAGEKLKELILPGQQDDKAGALAALLLQLKLELPFDRVVTIGTVLIPILLVTLVFTKNFAEEPIYCYTPHNFTRDQALYARGYCWTELKDALPGVDASHWPSLFEHKFLPYALLAFAGIMYIPALGWEFLASTRLTSELNFLLQEIDNCYHRAAEGRAPKIEKQIQSKGPGITEREKREIIENAEKEKSPEQNLFEKYLERRGRSNFLAKLYLARHLFIIFLSIIPITYLSTYYATQKQNEFTCALGEPPDKTSSSKLHIRVNCKLPSVQLQRIIAGVDIVLLCFMNLIILINLIHLFIFRKSNFIFDKLNKVGIKTKKQWQKSQFCDINILAMFCNENRDHIKSLNRLDFITNESDLMYDNVVRQLLAALAQSNHDATPTMRDSGIQTIDPSVDPADIDANEQLIIKRPRKKMKWIPTTNPLPQPFKEQLAIMKVENHKPDKPKPVRRKTATDSLIAPLLESAAKTSQQSSTHKTEPSAIPSTSSEKKHTRHFSLDVHPYILSSKKPKPEVQAIPSMPTSKSQEGGFLNQEENVVVHVTSSLKDTPHPAKEILYSSETCRTVPAAAAFVTCNHNHIATTAAATSMALNQVKPEPTPALNCNSAHPLLHINTLYEDHEEEVSNIMDNGIHSPTDTGEILSIPTPKQIRLATFDEPMAIVSSVEY